The Panthera tigris isolate Pti1 chromosome A1, P.tigris_Pti1_mat1.1, whole genome shotgun sequence region AATTCAATTTCCTAACAAAAGTAATCAATGCTCTCTGTAAGATGCCACAGAATCacctcattattttgaaaattctgcCTTTTGTCTTACCTTTTATAAGTGAAAGATATGTCAGAGTAACTGAATGgctgagaatgatttttttttttcattatagaatTCCAGGTAATACACGAAAAAGGAATGATAACAATTAGAATATTCCACCTTGCAACCCCCAGAGAAATAATGGATTTAGGTTGACAAACTTTATGATTGGTCGGTCAGGCTAACAAAATTGAACTCCTGGATCCTCTCAACACCAGAAAAAATTAGATATAACAAGCCTTCTGGTATGATACAAGAGGAAGTATTCAGCATCAATCACATGCCTTTTTTGATTAAAAACCTCAAACATGCATTTGATTACATATCTAAATATTACTACCAGTTAATAGGAAATCCAGGAGGAGACAGAGTAAGATGTTAACAATCACCAAGGGGGTGCAATCAGTATAATTCAGATTGTTGGAAACTCTACAGGACAAATGACTACTtattaaagacaaggaaaaacaaaaacaaaaacacaagacaaaTTGTTACAGATTAAGATACTTGAGACGTATCAATTGAGTGCTAAGTGTATGTTAATGCTCAATGGAACAAAAAGACTATACTAAAACATACATGAGGCATTTGAACAGATGGGATATTTGAAATCACTTAAtaatggttaaaatttttaaacatccaTGAtaacacagggcacctgggtggctcagtcagttaagcatccgactcttgttttcagctcaggtcatgatctcatggttcctgagttcaagccccgcatcgaactctgcactgtcagtggggagtctgtttgggattctctctcccagtctttctctctggctctcccctgcttgtactctctttctcaaaataaataaacttaaaaaaaaaaaaacccataactttattatggttatattttaaaaaagggaatctTGTCTTTAGAGATAAATGCTGGGGATTTACAGATAGAGTGTTATGTCttagatttgcttcaaaataattcagACAAGTGGGGTGAGGAAATGTCTGGAAGGTGGATATATAtgaaactagttttttttttttttcttttataatttcctgctctggcattaaaaaaaaaaatgaagttccactagctgtgtgacattttCATATGTGAAATCTCTCAATCTCAATCTGTTTCCTCATCAAATAAAGCTAATGATAATAACATTTATGTCAGCATTGTTTTAAAGATCACAAGGGATGCCCCTGTTAAACGCTGAATACAATACCCAACATATTataagtcctcaataaatggtagttctTATAATCACTTCAAGCCAGTGGGATCAAATACTTCCAGTATACCCTCATAATGGACTCATTTAACTCTGTGCAACAGACAGATTTAACAAGACGATTCAATCCAGGATTCTGTCAAAATTTGCCCCACTGAAACCCTGACTTGCTCCAAACCCCGAAAAAACCCAGAATCTCCACTATGGAAGAAAGAAGATCCCTTTCTCACTCAGACACAAATCACCAAAGTAGTCAGGACACATGgctttttctctattgtttttaaacCATGAGTTTGCAAACCTAGCAAGGTGGAAGAATGGCCTTCCTAGCAGTGCTATCTAGAGGGCTAATATGAGTGTCAAGGAAGCTGAAACTTCCTTTTACTCCTGGAAGTGTACTGGAGTAAACTCCATTTACTAACTGGATGGCAGGTTCATTCCAAATTATATGAGGGAAAGGTCACTTGGAAAATTGACTATTAGTTATGGATCAGCAAGTGTTTATACGTTTCTGTTTCCACAATAAGagcaaagaaaacacaagtttgaATTCTATTGTATAGCCTCATTCCGAGGCAGCGAATTTAGGGTGTTCAATAATGGGATGTAACGACTCCCAGACACATGGTAACACCACGCCTGTGTGTCTTCATCTTACTGTGTCCCTCCTGGGTCTTCTTGATCCACGAATTTATTCCAATCTGTAACAGATGGCTCTGGGCGGTGCGCTGTCACCACTTTCTGTTTAACATCGGGAAAAGGGTGAGTCTAGAGAGCACACACTTCCTGGGGGCTCAAGACCTTCCTGGGTGGAGCCAGAACTGCATAGGCTGcaggcccgggggtgggggtgggggagtcttGGAGAGGTCGGGACAGATAGGGCGGGTGGACAGAGGTCCAGGGACCAGGGGGCAAATGGAGACTGGTAAGCACGACCCCCAGTGAATAAGCGTACAAGACTCCGGGCATAGAGGGAGGTAAagctgcaaaacaaaaataaatacggAAGAAAGGGTGTGTAGAATTCTAGGGGAAGGAATCCTCGGGTCAAGATTTGCGGGAAGCCTGGTGGAAAGGGACCCGGCGAAGAGTGGGCAATGCAGAGGAGATGCGTGCCGGCCGAGTCTCTaagacagcagtgagcctgggcCCGCGGCGATCCCCCATCCCTCTCCTCACCAGTATCAAGGCTGCGGCCGCCAGCGCCACGCCGAGCACCGCCAGCTGCAGCACCAGCGAAAGCATCCTCCATGCCCAGGTCGCCGCCTGCCCTACCAATTACCTACACACACGCGGAAGAGCCCCGGTGCAGCCCCGCCTCCTGCCGGCAGAGGGGCCGCGCAGGCCTGGCGCCCGCCGCCCACAGCGCCCTCTCGCGGCAAGGCGAGGAGAAGAACATGTAGTTCTTGGGAGCCGGGGTCAGCTGTGGAGGCGGGCCCTCTGTCCCACAGTAGGGTGGACAAAATCAGCAAGTAAAAATGCAGGATGTCCACTAACTTGAGTTTCAGATAAGCaatgaacagtttttttttttttttttttacagacttgTTAAAATTCGCACACCATACAACccacccattaaaaaaattttcggTATATTACacgagtttttaaaaactgatacaacataggggcgcctgggtggctcagtcggttgagcgtccgacttcggctcaggtcgtgatctcgcggtttgtgagttcgagccccgcatcgggctctgtgctgacagctcagagcctggagcctgcttcggattctgtgtctcgctctttctctgcccgtcccctgctcacgctgtctctctctgtctcaaaaataaaacattaaaaataatttttaaaaaaactgataaaacataaaattttccattttaacgAATTTAAGTGTACACTAGTGTTACTAATTACATTCGCAATTTTCTGCATCCATCACCGCCATCTATTTCTAAAACATTCTTTGCTCCCCCACAGCCCCTGGTAACAACTAATAGCATGTATTGTTTGGGGTATACACACTGTacgttagccaatttgacagtaaatcatatttaaggaaaacattttctctttatctgaCATTCAAATTTAATCGGATGTCTTGTACCCTGTCTGGCAACCCTACctaggagggagggggaggtttTGAGCCACAACACAAGCCACTCCTTTGGAGCCTGCTCCCGGGACCTGCAAAGTATAACCTGGTGCGGATAGTGAGTGCACAGAAAGTTTATGTAATTCTCCAGTAACTAGAGCCGGGAGCCCTTTGCTTGGGAGGGGGCAAGCCCAGGGCCCAGCCTAAAACGGAGGCGGGAAAAGGACACAGACACTCTGGAATAATGCTCCACTCTTAATACTCAATTCTTGGCAGTAGGGTCGATTTTCTCTTAAACTCTTGAACTACCAGACTGTTTCTAGAAAGATACACTCTCGTCTTCTCTGATGGCAGATTCGTCAAAACGCGTCCAAGGGAAAGAAGAAGCCTAGGGGCGTTGCCGGGACAGAGAAGGTCGAAGCAAGGTGGGCCGAGAACCACCCGCGCCGCGCCAAGCCGGCTGCGTCTCAGGCAGCGGGAGGAGAGCGCAGGCGTCCTTGTCGAAAGTTTGGAGGCGGTGTAGGCGAGCGGTCGCGAGGCGCGGCGTTGCTCTGCGCAGGCGCACGCGCGCGGGCGGGAAGATGGCGGCCGGGTTCAAGTGAGTGTCGGCGGCCCGCGGGCGCGTGTTTGTACCCTGGCGGATGGAGGCTTCCTTTAACCCTTCGCTGGGATTTTTTCACCTGGAGGCCACCCTGCCATTTTCCCACTCCTTTTTCTAACGGAAGCAGGCGACGGGCGGAAGGACCTGGAGGTGGTCGTAGTGAAGGGAAAGCGGGCTTTCCCGCAGTGAGAGGGGAGATGGAAGGGACTGTGTACAGAGTTCACTATCGGCTGCAAGCGCTTGTGTAGTGGACGCGCGGCCCCACCAGACACCGTCAtaaatctttgaaaaagtgtTGTATCAGAACCACATGCCACCCTATTCTCCCTCTCCTTGATTGATTTCTAAAAGACTGTGCCTTGCTCGGAAGGTTTTACTTAAGCCTCTTTTGTGCCAGTCTGGTGAAGCCTGTAGATTGTTGTCCTCAGAGTCAAGTTTTTAAATGGATAAGATATAGAAGATTCCAAAGGAAAACAATTATGTTGACACAGTTTTCTATTTGTATAAACTCTGAGTTCTTGATAGAGTGATAAATATATGCTTTTCGAAATGAACTTTCTTAAACAAGATCTAGTGGGGAGTATAGTAACAACTGGAATTTCAAAGTAACGAGTTCGCACACAACCTTCGACAACTCCAAAGTAAAACGAAAACGTTTAATCTCTGTGGTTGTTAAAGTTGCAGGCACTAATATTTTAATGAAGGCATAATTCATTATTCATTTCATTATTGCCTATAGTCATAATTGAAGAACATGCTAAATTTCAGTTACAGGATAGTGcgaatacttttttttcttatgcttcgGAGCGAAACtgacattattaatattttaacaactgGATGTATTAAAGATGTCCAAAGGTTTTGGGCTCCAACCTGTGATTGTTTAAGGTAGAGTTAAGGACAGCAGTTGAGTGCGATTGCTACGGGGAGAGTCCTAGCTGGCAAAGTAAACATCAGAATTCATGAAAGAAACTTAGTTACAAACTGGGGAGGTTTATGCTGCATGATCACATTAAGATCTTTGCCAGTTTCGGGATTTATGTTAAAATCCATTAACTTACCTCTATATATGATTCCGTGTTTCAGAACTGTGGAACCCCTGGAGTATTACAGGAGATTTCTGGTGAGTAAAGCTGGTTTTGTACAGGTTGTATTGTATCTTTTGATAACAGTATCAGGTGCCTCTTTGGAAATTGACTTATATGAATTTATGAGGCTTAATGTGTTTTCCCTGGCGTGTGTAAAATACAAATGTAGATGTAATCTCCTTTCatgtaaatgtgtttatttagaaagagaactGCCGTCCAGATGGAAGAGAACTTGGTGAATTCAGAACCACAACTGTGAACATAGGTGAGGTATTTTCAGTTCTCAGATAGAATGAAGTTGCTTCAgtatttttcgtttttttttttatgctagtatttttatttgtaaagtttttttttaaactatcgtctcaattgatctttttaaaatttgaagttttccttccttcaaaatcTCCAAgacatggttttctttctttgttaaaatgtttatttttgagagagagagagagagagagagagagagacagagtgtgagcaggggaggggtagagagagagggagactcagaatctcaagcaggctccaggctgtcagcacagagcccagtgtggggcttgaactcaccaaccacgagatcatgacctgagctgaagtccagtgctcaaccgactgagccactcaggtgccccgttttcttttcctttttttctctttttaatgtcggagagagagagtcgggaggggcagagagagagggagagagagagccccaagcaggctctgcctttcaggcgctgtcagcacagagccagatgtggggctcaacatCTCATGAGGAGATTGACCAGAGCCGAGACCAGGAatctgatgctcaacctactgagcaacccagatgccccacaagaCATGGTTTTCTCGTATGTCTTATACTTACTAAACTTTCTGTTGCAAACACAGAATTTTCCAGTTTAACCTGTATGACATTCCAAAGTTTTAGTCAGAGCCATTTAAACGGTATTTCAGCCGAATTCTATATCTAAGGGAATCCAATTATTTTGTGTTAAGAGATTTTTATGTGTACAACAGTTCTGTGACTGAACGAAATTATTAACTCAAATTCAAGGACAGGTGAGTAATTCctaaaacagtaattttaaataGTTACATTACTTAAAAAGGGCTTGAGGTATGAATACATTTTAGTAAGAAACTGAGATACATAGCAAGAAAAATTATatgtagaaaaggaaaactttctaTGAACTCtttaattttgcttatctttCCAGGTTCAATTAGTACTGCAGATGGTTCTGCTTTAGTGAAGCTGGGAAATACGACAGTAATTTGTGGAATTAAGGCGGTAGGTTTAATATATCTTACTGAGATTTGAATTACCGAATTAGCTTCATATACTTGTTAGATTGTAATTTACACTGATAATTCTGTTGATTAGGCAGTCAGCTGTcagttttttagtatttttcattttccaagagCTTTCACCTTTGATAATACTCAAAGTCTAATGACTTTTATGAACATTTGTCAGATGGACTgaaatgaaactattttttaaaatttattttgagagagagagagggagagagagaatgagtgggggaggggcagagagagagagggacagacagaatcccaagcaggctctccgctgtgagcacagagcctgatgtggggcttgaacccatgaaccatgagatcacgacctgagctgagatcaagagccagatgcttaatccactgagccatgcaggcacctctgaaatgaaacaattttttaaatcctcactgcttttaagtttttaagaatttGGTTGAGAAAGGGATTTTTGGTGACCTCCTGTTAGCCATTTAATCTGTGCAAATTGAAATTGCTCAAAAGAAAAGTTTGAGGGAGTAAGAGCtactatttactgagtacctgttGTGTTCCAGACACCTTAAATTAGGTGCTTTATTACAAAATTACCGGTTTAATCATGAGAACAATCATTTGAGAACAATCATAAACAATCATAAATGATAAACAATCATTTATATGTGACTTGTCCAGGAACATATCATAACTAGAGCTTAGATATAACTTCGACTCCAAAGCATGTACTTTTTCCAGTATACTGCACTGTTGAGTTTTTGGTTACTAAATGATTGGAAGAGGGTGGTGCAGAAactcaatatgtatttataaagagcccaggtaatttttttttttattttttttttgagcccaGGTAATTTTGGTAGCACTAAGAGTGTAGGCAGCTATGTCATCCTGCCTTTTTATCTTGCAGACCTAATGTGAGGATTGGCTCCAGTGTCCATGTAGCCTGATGACTCCCAAAGCATAGTAGATGCTCTTGTAGTTAACTAGCTAAGGTGGTCTTTGCTGAAGGGTTCTCCAAGTGATTGCTAAAACTGTCTTCACAATTTGAGTAGCGTCTTTCATAGGAAGTGTGTTTGCTTCTATAGGAATTTGCAGCACCACCAACAGATGCCCCTGATAAAGGATATGTTGGTAAGTTAAAtggttttgtaattttaatacaaatactCTAACACATTTAATTCTGATCTTAATGCTAGTGTTAAGTCCTAGTAGTTGAGCTGAAGAAAATTTATGAttcaaaaatacatagaaatgaaGCAGACATTGCTGAAAAGTTTTCTGTATTGTTTAGAAGATAGCCTAATAGCAAGATAAAGAATTCTGTAAAATTTTCAACTATGATCAGTTGTTTATGTATTCAGATgtcaaccaagaaaataaaaatcttaggagAGTTGCAATTACAAACGTTTATGTTTCCATAAAGATTCATTTATACCACTATGcaattttcttcttgccttcgACCATCTGTTTTTTATGGTAGGAAccgacattttaaaaatgcaggcaGCTGGGTAATGAGTAGAGTGCTATGTACTGTTACAGATTGaagtattttgttaaaaatatttttctgaaggaTTTAGGATGATTGAGACCTTAAtaaatgctttgtatttttttggtattatttgtgtgagaaaaaaagttggaaaatgtaaattttattttatctaagcCTAAGAATCTTAGaccaaaaatgaaatgatgtgttACAGTGTTTTCCACTTGGCCAATCCTAGCTTTGACCACCGTCACCTTTGCAGTGGATTAATAATGTCTTTAAGACTTCCATAAACCAGAGGTGAAGTTTAGTTCATAGCTGCAGTGTTTCTTTCAGTTCCTAATGTGGATCTACCACCTCTGTGTTCGTCGAGATTTCGGTCTGGACCTCCTGGAGAAGAGGCCCAAGTGGCTAGCCAGTTCATTGCAGACGTCATTGAAAAGTAAGATCATTATGATAACATTTGACTGTCATTCATTTTCAGATAATTGTTGACCTTTAATTTATTGTACTTTATTATTAAATCAAGTTCACAGATAATTCAGAAAGAGGACTTATGCATTTCTCCAGGAAAGGTAAGATGAATAAAGCAGCTATGAGGTTTTATTAATTCTGAATTGGTTTTTGTGGGAAGAGAACAGGGGAATTAAAATAGTAGACCACAGTGGCCTCAGATACGAATGTCTTAAGCTGGaattcagcttaaaaaaaaaatcaggcttacTCTGTAACATCTAAATAAACTATgtggtttataaaaaaaaaaaatcaacttaatttATTACCTGATTGCGAGCTACTTTTTGAGCTGAGGTAACTTTTAACACATAATGAGTCCACTGTTTATTCCATATAGAGTATTAATATCTGATCAGCCAACGTGTTTAGGGTAAATCTACACTATAAATTTTAAGTCTGTTTAAAAGTTAGAACTAAGTTGAATAGGATGTAGAGGCTTTTTGTATTTGTGGGAAAGTACATTTTGGGTTTCATTTGGAACTTTCAAAAGCATTTCCTTCATCTGCTAATTTGTTTCTGTCGACCTTGATGGAAATGTAGATGTTGTTACCTGACAGCTTGATAGTTAAATGCCAGCTTTTACCAGACCTGTCTACTATGTTTGGTTACTGGTTGTGTACTTcgtaaagtttttaagtttttgagccTTGAAGGTTATCATGCTGGTCTACCCAAGGGTTCTGTGTGGTTTTAAGTTGAAATAGCATGTTCTAACCATCGGAAGGCTGTAATTTACACTCTGTAAACTCTGTTTTAGCTTTCTTGGGTTCTGTACTGTGATATCATTTGCCTGGACTATGATGGGAACATCTTGGATGCCTGTACATTTGCTTTGTTAGcagctttaaaaaatggtaagCAACTTTAATAAAAGggaatattcctttttatatatcAGGATATTTTCTGTTAAACGTtatcaataaactttttaaaggttttttgttaaaatttagtgatgtttctaaattaaaaacCATGTTTATATCCACTAAATTTACTTTAATTAtcctaagataatttttttaaaaagaatatttctagaCAATTTAATGAGGGAAAAGTGAATTAACAAAGCATAGAAAGAAAGCTGTGTTTATTAAACTATAGTGATTTACTTCACATATTTGCCTTTTCTAGTACAGCTACCAGAAGTtactataaatgaagaaactgccTTAGCAGAAgttaatttaaagaagaaaagttatttGAATATTAGAACTCATCCAGTTGCAACTTCTTTTGCTGTATTTGATGAGTAAGTTAATCAAATGTCTAAAAATATTGTGTATTCAAGGTAATTATGGACTGTTACTCAGCTTTCTAACTTTTCAGGAAGTGCCTAAGCTGACC contains the following coding sequences:
- the EXOSC8 gene encoding exosome complex component RRP43, which codes for MAAGFKTVEPLEYYRRFLKENCRPDGRELGEFRTTTVNIGSISTADGSALVKLGNTTVICGIKAEFAAPPTDAPDKGYVVPNVDLPPLCSSRFRSGPPGEEAQVASQFIADVIENSQIIQKEDLCISPGKLSWVLYCDIICLDYDGNILDACTFALLAALKNVQLPEVTINEETALAEVNLKKKSYLNIRTHPVATSFAVFDDTLLIVDPTGEEEHLATGTLTVVMDEEGKLCCLHKPGGSGLTGAKLQDCMSRAVTRHKEVKKLMDEVIKSMKPK